From one Amia ocellicauda isolate fAmiCal2 chromosome 17, fAmiCal2.hap1, whole genome shotgun sequence genomic stretch:
- the mn1a gene encoding transcriptional activator MN1 translates to MFGLEQFETQINSRNAGQGERNLNQPRLNMSSHYKSPAFHAAGPPGAVEQGMGPLNEPPMLGLNMNLNGEQYGFHPRGHAEMHAGGLQQQPMHGFFNNQQPHHGHPHGHHPHAHQHHPHFAGNFNGPDPSASCLHGGRLMGYNNSAIGPQQNFAEGFEPLAENQTGEGFGQQQQQQQQQQQQRSNNMPEFQHHSSQNSSHAVPAPCLPLDQSPNRAASFHGLPSSTSSDAHSREPRRMPPQGGVENLEYSYPSETPSGHFDVPVFSPSESESQLPHYGPGRQVAGSSFPGNPAMPRAPGMPGISKVHQQQQQPQQHGVFFERFGNGRKMAVGMEPGVNARHPLMQQQQAGLLARQNSCPPAIPRPPQSESSTANPGMQDNGVMMPGQHNQFEYPIHRLENRNMHPYGDPMFNMQQQPPQQPPNQRLQHFDSPYLNVAKRPRFDFPNNHNAENCATWNSNLHNPPGMENHLSPSAYPGLPGEFTPPVPEGFPPGPPLQHAGPDQQSMQQRQNAAMMIKQMASRNQQQRMRQPNLQQLGHHGDVSQNSMVHGGQVGNMPQPNFEREGGGRMASFDSQNPHMPQENTWFPGPHQPGEMLQRRMGSSSVPGEASPHDMGLQQNGSNMLFRPGVNGMGMQEPMRMPGDGHVQALHSPGMHSQFGNNMGSLSQMQSPGAGVGLPNAPSDRRPGDFPAPPMGAQPSFPFGANRQGPPHNNPPGVNASPGNYPPQSEFTPGQRPSVSKLGALSLGSFSKTSSKDNMFGQSCLAALSTACQNMIASLGAPNLNVTFNKKSQNEGKRKLSQTEQDINSSSTSGNGNAGPEYFQSSASQNSQMPGAGNSNSKPTGQSGTSQPVQGEATTLSPNYNMDPTPGSEGKPTTGSGRGRGRRKRDSGHVSPGIFFPSDNGNPVVSPGQQGPPASTAERGGGTPHEKPLTSPSWGKGSDLLLSDQPDLMSSLDSGIQSVTKSDGSSPHVDFPDDVSTNYGNEDEVSSSSDNNMSKPNRSPMVTSSPKIQRGDHGLMNGQKQMGLSILNNTTSTPDSYGLNNSGAGHPGTPGMEQVRTPSSTSTQDEIHPLEILQAQIQLQRQQFSISEDQPLAMKNKKADCPSQNADNELPSCGTDSGKNAMSTIDLDSLMAEQHATWYIPNDKSLIEGQEDDKPMAPWEKTKPQNNNKEAPDLPQNKSSTAGQNGSHLQCLSVHCTDDIGEAKGRTPVPSWRSLHSDISNRFGTFVAALT, encoded by the coding sequence ATGTTTGGGCTGGAGCAGTTTGAGACTCAGATTAATAGCAGAAACGCTGGCCAAGGAGAGAGAAACTTAAACCAGCCTAGACTGAACATGAGCTCCCACTACAAGAGCCCGGCTTTCCACGCCGCGGGGCCGCCTGGAGCGGTGGAGCAGGGCATGGGTCCCCTGAACGAGCCTCCGATGCTGGGACTCAACATGAACCTGAACGGGGAGCAGTACGGCTTCCACCCGCGGGGCCACGCTGAAATGCACGCCGGGGGGCTGCAGCAACAGCCAATGCACGGCTTCTTTAACAACCAGCAACCTCACCACGGCCACCCTCATGGCCACCACCCCCACGCCCATCAGCACCATCCTCATTTTGCGGGGAATTTCAACGGCCCGGACCCCAGTGCGTCGTGTCTGCACGGGGGCCGGCTTATGGGTTACAACAACAGTGCCATTGGACCCCAGCAGAACTTTGCAGAAGGCTTCGAGCCCCTTGCCGAAAATCAAACGGGGGAGGGCTTtggccagcagcagcagcagcagcagcagcaacagcagcagcgctCGAACAACATGCCCGAGTTCCAGCACCACAGTTCCCAGAACAGCAGCCACGCAGTCCCAGCGCCCTGCCTCCCGTTGGATCAGTCGCCTAACCGGGCTGCTTCCTTCCACGGGCTTCCTTCCTCCACCTCCTCGGATGCCCACAGCCGAGAGCCCAGGAGGATGCCCCCGCAGGGAGGCGTGGAGAATTTGGAATACAGTTACCCCAGCGAAACCCCTTCGGGACACTTTGATGTGCCTGTATTTTCCCCCTCTGAATCCGAATCCCAGCTTCCCCATTACGGGCCAGGCAGACAGGTAGCTGGTAGCAGCTTCCCTGGCAACCCCGCCATGCCAAGAGCACCAGGCATGCCAGGGATTTCCAAAGtccaccagcagcagcagcagccgcagCAGCATGGCGTTTTCTTTGAAAGGTTTGGAAATGGACGGAAGATGGCTGTGGGCATGGAGCCGGGGGTCAATGCCAGGCACCCTTtgatgcagcagcagcaggctggCTTGCTTGCCAGACAGAACTCTTGCCCTCCAGCTATTCCTAGGCCGCCCCAGTCTGAGTCCAGCACTGCCAACCCCGGCATGCAGGACAATGGAGTGATGATGCCCGGCCAACACAACCAGTTTGAATATCCCATTCACAGACTGGAGAACAGAAATATGCATCCGTACGGAGACCCTATGTTTAATATGCAGCAGCAGCCGCCTCAGCAGCCTCCAAATCAAAGACTGCAACACTTTGACTCGCCTTATTTGAATGTGGCAAAGAGGCCCAGGTTTGATTTCCCAAATAACCACAACGCTGAGAACTGTGCTACCTGGAACAGCAACTTGCACAACCCGCCAGGCATGGAGAACCACCTTTCTCCATCTGCCTACCCTGGTCTTCCTGGGGAGTTCACCCCCCCTGTTCCAGAAGGATTCCCACCAGGCCCCCCTCTCCAGCATGCAGGCCCAGATCAACAATCCATGCAGCAACGCCAAAACGCAGCTATGATGATTAAACAAATGGCTTCCAGAAATCAACAGCAGAGAATGAGACAGCCTAATCTCCAGCAGTTGGGTCACCATGGGGATGTCAGTCAAAACAGCATGGTGCATGGGGGCCAAGTGGGAAATATGCCTCAGCCAAACTTTGAAAGGGAGGGCGGGGGAAGGATGGCCAGCTTTGATTCCCAGAACCCCCACATGCCTCAGGAGAATACCTGGTTTCCAGGGCCCCATCAGCCAGGAGAAATGCTCCAGCGGAGAATGGGAAGCTCCAGCGTCCCTGGGGAGGCCAGCCCTCATGACATGGGTCTGCAGCAGAATGGCTCCAATATGCTTTTTCGGCCTGGTGTCAATGGAATGGGCATGCAGGAGCCAATGAGGATGCCAGGAGATGGCCATGTACAGGCTTTGCATTCGCCTGGCATGCACTCACAGTTTGGAAATAACATGGGCAGTCTTTCACAAATGCAGTCTCCTGGGGCAGGCGTTGGGCTTCCAAACGCACCCTCAGACCGGAGACCCGGTGATTTCCCTGCACCCCCTATGGGGGCACAACCCAGTTTTCCTTTTGGAGCGAACCGGCAGGGCCCCCCCCACAACAACCCCCCAGGGGTAAATGCATCACCAGGAAACTACCCTCCCCAGTCTGAATTTACCCCAGGACAGCGCCCCTCTGTCAGTAAGTTGGGGGCCCTGTCTCTTGGTTCCTTCAGCAAAACCAGTTCAAAAGATAACATGTTTGGTCAGAGTTGCCTGGCAGCTCTTTCCACGGCTTGCCAGAATATGATTGCCAGCCTGGGGGCCCCAAACCTCAATGTAACATTTAACAAAAAGAGCCAAAATGAGGGCAAGAGAAAACTGAGTCAAACTGAGCAGGACATAAATAGCAGCAGCACGAGTGGAAATGGCAACGCTGGGCCGGAGTATTTCCAGAGCAGTGCTTCTCAGAACAGTCAGATGCCCGGTGCTGGGAATAGTAACAGTAAGCCTACAGGTCAAAGTGGCACAAGCCAGCCGGTTCAGGGGGAAGCCACGACCCTCTCCCCAAACTACAATATGGACCCTACCCCGGGGAGTGAGGGGAAACCAACAACagggagtgggagagggagggggaggagaaaAAGGGACAGTGGGCATGTGAGCCCCGgaatttttttcccctctgacAATGGCAACCCTGTTGTAAGTCCAGGCCAGCAGGGGCCACCTGCCAGCACTGCTGAGCGAGGTGGTGGCACACCCCACGAAAAGCCCCTCACCTCCCCTTCCTGGGGAAAGGGAAGCGATTTGCTTCTGAGTGACCAGCCAGATCTCATGTCTTCTCTGGATAGTGGGATCCAAAGTGTCACCAAGTCCGACGGCAGCTCGCCGCATGTGGACTTTCCAGACGACGTCAGTACCAACTATGGCAACGAAGACGAGGTGTCCTCCAGCTCGGACAACAACATGTCCAAACCTAACCGGAGCCCTATGGTCACAAGCTCCCCAAAAATCCAACGAGGAGACCACGGACTGATGAATGGACAAAAGCAAATGGGTCTCAGCATTCTAAATAACACTACCTCTACCCCAGACAGCTACGGGCTAAACAACAGTGGGGCTGGGCATCCTGGTACCCCTGGCATGGAGCAGGTCCGCACACCGTCAAGCACATCCACGCAGGATGAGATTCACCCTTTAGAAATTCTCCAGGCACAGATTCAGCTTCAGAGGCAACAGTTCAGCATATCAGAAGATCAGCCTCTGGCCATGAAAAACAAGAAAGCTGACTGTCCCAGTCAGAACGCAGACAATGAGCTGCCCAGTTGTGGCACGGACAGTGGCAAAAACGCCATGAGCACTATTGACCTTGATTCTCTGATGGCGGAGCAACATGCCACCTGGTATATTCCCAACGATAAGTCCTTGATCGAGGGACAGGAGGACGACAAGCCCATGGCACCCTGGGAAAAAACAAAGCcccagaataacaacaaagaag